From a region of the Streptomyces sp. B21-083 genome:
- a CDS encoding AI-2E family transporter, with product MSRVPHLLGRIGGRLTELGERLDARRAEVEKEHTDDGDSPRGTPSRPDASPPDHGDEHGRGHEHGPRVESDEREHDEPEQLPRARTTTTPTGPGVIAVRPEPASVVPWGVRVAAEAGWRLLVLAGTLWVLMRVIGAVQLVVFAFVVALLITALLQPAVARLTRWGMPRGPATALTAILGFVVMGLIGWFVTWQVIENTDQLSNQVQDGIDELRNWLLNSPFHVTDKQINKIAENLRNAIGANTDSITSVGLEGVTVIVEALTGILLAAFSTLFLLYDGRRIWEWTLKLVPAAARPGVAGAGPRAWRTLTAYVRGTVIVALIDAIFIGLGIYFLDVPMAVPLAVFIFLFSFIPLVGAVASGALAVVVALVTQGVFTAVLVVAVVLAVQQIEGHVLQPFILGRAVRVHPLAVVLSVAAGGMVAGIGGAVVAVPLVAVTNTVVGYLRVYSHAHTQDSAALHHAPKPRGATSSEIALTRSQRRTERTQQPERTGQAEDSPPPSPPSDSDSGSAH from the coding sequence ATGTCGCGAGTGCCGCATTTGCTCGGCCGGATCGGTGGCCGACTCACCGAGCTGGGTGAGCGGTTGGACGCACGCCGGGCCGAGGTGGAGAAGGAGCACACGGACGACGGAGACTCGCCGCGAGGCACTCCGTCACGGCCGGACGCCTCACCGCCCGACCACGGGGACGAGCATGGGCGCGGGCACGAGCACGGACCCCGGGTCGAATCCGACGAGCGCGAGCACGATGAGCCCGAACAGCTTCCCCGGGCCCGCACCACGACCACCCCCACCGGCCCCGGCGTGATCGCCGTGCGGCCCGAGCCCGCCTCCGTCGTCCCGTGGGGCGTACGGGTCGCGGCCGAGGCGGGCTGGCGGCTGCTGGTGCTCGCCGGCACGCTCTGGGTGCTGATGCGGGTCATCGGCGCGGTCCAACTCGTCGTCTTCGCCTTCGTGGTGGCGCTGCTCATCACCGCGCTGCTCCAGCCCGCGGTCGCCCGCCTCACCCGGTGGGGCATGCCGCGTGGGCCCGCGACCGCGCTCACCGCGATCCTCGGGTTCGTCGTGATGGGGCTGATCGGCTGGTTCGTGACCTGGCAGGTCATAGAGAACACCGACCAGCTCTCCAACCAGGTCCAGGACGGCATCGACGAACTGCGCAACTGGCTGCTCAACAGCCCCTTCCACGTCACCGACAAGCAGATCAACAAGATCGCCGAAAATCTGCGCAACGCGATCGGCGCCAACACGGACTCGATCACGTCGGTGGGCCTGGAGGGCGTCACCGTCATCGTCGAGGCGCTGACCGGCATACTGCTGGCCGCCTTCTCGACCCTCTTCCTCCTCTACGACGGCAGGCGCATCTGGGAGTGGACGCTGAAGCTGGTCCCGGCGGCGGCCAGGCCCGGTGTCGCCGGCGCGGGACCGCGAGCGTGGCGCACGCTGACGGCGTATGTGCGGGGCACGGTGATAGTGGCTCTGATCGACGCCATCTTCATCGGCCTCGGCATCTACTTCCTGGACGTGCCGATGGCCGTCCCGCTGGCCGTCTTCATCTTCCTGTTCTCCTTCATCCCGCTGGTGGGCGCGGTCGCCTCGGGCGCTCTGGCGGTGGTGGTGGCGCTGGTGACCCAGGGCGTCTTCACGGCGGTGCTGGTGGTCGCGGTGGTGCTGGCCGTACAGCAGATCGAGGGTCACGTCCTGCAGCCGTTCATCCTGGGCCGGGCGGTCCGGGTCCACCCGCTGGCGGTGGTGCTGTCCGTGGCGGCGGGCGGCATGGTGGCGGGGATCGGCGGCGCGGTGGTCGCCGTACCGCTGGTCGCGGTGACGAACACGGTCGTCGGCTATCTGCGCGTGTACTCCCATGCCCACACCCAGGACTCGGCGGCGCTGCACCACGCACCGAAGCCGCGCGGGGCGACATCGTCGGAGATCGCGCTGACACGGTCGCAACGGCGAACCGAGCGAACCCAACAGCCCGAGCGGACCGGGCAGGCCGAAGACAGTCCGCCGCCGTCGCCGCCGTCCGACTCGGATTCGGGCTCGGCGCACTAG
- a CDS encoding transglycosylase SLT domain-containing protein — MLEGNRVSRISVRGLAVASATAVTAVGAVTGVASGDTGTPNNAEALVGDTTLLTDIPVGSQAEVQTASLTQQADVQAIAADATAKKDAEESARKQAAKDAVAKQKAAEKAEAEAKARKEAEEAASRSATRDASSFPLQNSYSIADVQEMARQIVPADQFQCFSNIVDHESSWNYQADNPSSDAFGLVQALPGSKMSSAGADWATNPATQIKWGLSYMNDRYDSPCGAWNFWQANNYY; from the coding sequence ATGCTGGAAGGAAACCGTGTGAGCCGGATTTCGGTCCGGGGACTCGCAGTGGCTTCGGCCACCGCGGTCACCGCTGTCGGCGCAGTTACGGGTGTGGCCTCGGGCGACACCGGGACCCCCAACAACGCCGAGGCACTGGTAGGCGACACCACGCTGCTCACGGACATTCCCGTGGGTTCCCAGGCCGAGGTGCAGACCGCGTCCCTGACGCAGCAGGCCGATGTCCAGGCCATCGCCGCAGACGCCACCGCCAAGAAGGACGCCGAGGAGTCTGCTCGTAAGCAGGCGGCCAAGGACGCGGTGGCCAAGCAGAAGGCGGCCGAGAAGGCCGAGGCCGAGGCGAAGGCACGCAAGGAAGCGGAAGAGGCGGCCAGCCGTTCCGCGACGCGTGACGCCTCCAGCTTCCCGCTGCAGAACTCGTACTCGATCGCCGATGTGCAGGAGATGGCCCGCCAGATCGTCCCGGCGGACCAGTTCCAGTGCTTCAGCAACATCGTGGACCACGAGTCCAGCTGGAACTACCAGGCGGACAACCCCAGTTCGGACGCGTTCGGCCTGGTGCAGGCGCTTCCGGGTTCCAAGATGTCCTCGGCGGGCGCCGACTGGGCGACGAACCCGGCAACCCAGATCAAATGGGGCCTGAGCTACATGAACGACCGCTACGACAGCCCGTGCGGCGCGTGGAACTTCTGGCAGGCCAACAACTACTACTAA
- a CDS encoding PhoH family protein, which yields MVTSTKRRMPDRRTYVLDTSVLLADPGALNRFEEHEVVLPIVVVTELEAKRHHPELGYFARQALRLLDEFRVRFGRLDAPIPIGELGGTVRVELNHSDPSVLPSGYRLGDNDSRILAVARNLQAEGYDVTVVSKDLPLRIKASSVGLLAEEYRAELAITGSSGWTGMSELTLPGEQVDLLFEDGHTYVPEASELPVHTGLMIQSERGKALGRVTADGNVRLVRGDREAFGIKGRSAEQRIALDILLDPDIGIVSMGGRAGTGKSALALCAGLEAVLERRQHQKVMVFRPLYAVGGQELGYLPGSESEKMGPWAQAVFDTLSAVTSREVIEEITARGMLEVLPLTHIRGRSLHDAFVIVDEAQSLERNVLLTVLSRIGSNSRVILTHDVAQRDNLRVGRYDGVVAVVEKLKGHPLFAHVTLTRSERSQIAALVTEMLEDGQI from the coding sequence GTGGTGACCAGCACAAAGCGCCGTATGCCAGACCGGCGCACCTATGTTCTCGACACCAGCGTCCTGCTGGCCGATCCAGGCGCCCTGAACCGCTTCGAGGAGCACGAAGTCGTGCTGCCGATCGTCGTGGTCACGGAGCTGGAGGCCAAGCGGCACCATCCCGAACTCGGGTACTTCGCCCGGCAGGCCCTGCGCCTGCTGGACGAGTTCCGCGTCCGGTTCGGTCGTCTCGACGCCCCGATTCCGATCGGGGAGCTCGGTGGGACCGTCCGTGTCGAGCTCAACCACTCGGACCCCAGCGTGCTGCCAAGTGGCTATCGCCTGGGGGACAACGACTCCCGCATCCTCGCGGTCGCCCGCAATCTGCAGGCCGAGGGATACGACGTCACGGTCGTGTCGAAGGACCTACCACTCAGGATCAAGGCCTCGTCCGTAGGTCTCCTCGCCGAGGAGTACCGCGCGGAGTTGGCCATCACGGGCTCGTCCGGCTGGACCGGAATGTCCGAACTGACCCTGCCGGGCGAGCAGGTGGACCTCCTCTTCGAGGACGGTCACACCTACGTCCCCGAGGCCTCCGAGCTGCCGGTACACACTGGGCTGATGATCCAGTCGGAGCGCGGCAAGGCGCTCGGGCGCGTCACGGCCGACGGCAACGTCCGCCTCGTACGCGGGGATCGCGAGGCGTTCGGTATCAAGGGGAGGAGCGCTGAGCAGCGGATCGCGCTCGACATCCTTCTCGATCCGGACATCGGGATCGTGTCGATGGGCGGCCGGGCCGGCACCGGCAAGTCGGCGCTCGCGCTGTGCGCGGGGCTGGAAGCCGTGCTGGAACGGCGGCAGCACCAGAAGGTGATGGTCTTCCGGCCGCTGTACGCGGTGGGCGGACAGGAACTCGGCTATCTGCCCGGTTCCGAGTCCGAGAAGATGGGCCCCTGGGCGCAGGCGGTCTTCGACACGCTGTCCGCGGTCACCAGCCGCGAGGTCATCGAGGAGATCACCGCACGCGGCATGCTCGAAGTGCTGCCACTCACCCACATCCGCGGCCGGTCGCTCCACGACGCGTTCGTGATCGTGGACGAGGCACAGTCGCTGGAGCGGAACGTCCTGCTCACCGTGCTGTCCCGCATCGGCTCCAACTCGCGGGTGATTCTCACCCATGACGTGGCGCAACGGGACAATCTGCGGGTCGGCCGGTACGACGGTGTCGTGGCGGTCGTCGAGAAGCTGAAGGGGCACCCGCTCTTCGCGCACGTCACCCTCACCCGGTCCGAGCGATCCCAGATCGCCGCACTGGTGACCGAAATGCTGGAGGACGGGCAGATCTGA
- a CDS encoding isoprenyl transferase translates to MNLRDNLRRLLVRVYTRRVEGHLDHDQVPKHIGVIVDGNRRWAKAAGSTTAQGHRAGADKIEEFLGWCSETDVEVVTLWLLSTDNVNRPQEELAPLLEIIENVVTSLAADGRWRVHHVGNLDLLPGQLQTQLKEAEEATAHVSGGILVNVAIGYGGRQEIADAVRSMMLDAHDKGTSLEELAESVDVDMIGKHLYTSDQPDPDLVIRTSGEQRLSGFMLWQTAHSEYYFCEVFWPAFRKVDFLRALRDYAARHRRFGG, encoded by the coding sequence GTGAACCTGCGCGACAACCTGCGCCGACTGCTGGTCAGGGTCTACACACGCAGGGTGGAGGGCCACCTCGACCACGACCAGGTGCCCAAGCACATCGGCGTCATCGTGGACGGCAACCGCCGCTGGGCGAAGGCGGCCGGCTCCACCACCGCCCAGGGGCACCGGGCCGGCGCGGACAAGATCGAGGAGTTCCTCGGCTGGTGCTCCGAGACCGACGTCGAGGTCGTCACCCTCTGGCTGCTCTCCACGGACAACGTCAACCGTCCGCAGGAGGAGTTGGCGCCGCTTCTCGAGATCATCGAGAACGTCGTGACCTCTCTCGCCGCCGACGGCCGCTGGCGTGTCCACCACGTGGGCAACCTCGACCTGCTCCCCGGGCAGTTGCAGACCCAGCTCAAGGAGGCCGAAGAGGCCACCGCGCACGTGTCGGGCGGGATACTGGTCAACGTCGCCATCGGCTACGGCGGCCGGCAGGAGATCGCCGACGCGGTGCGCTCGATGATGCTCGACGCCCATGACAAGGGCACCTCGCTGGAGGAACTCGCCGAGAGCGTCGACGTCGACATGATCGGCAAGCACCTCTACACCAGCGACCAGCCCGACCCCGACCTCGTCATCCGCACCAGCGGCGAGCAGCGGCTCTCCGGGTTCATGCTCTGGCAGACGGCCCACTCGGAGTACTACTTCTGCGAGGTCTTCTGGCCGGCCTTCCGCAAGGTCGACTTCCTGCGTGCCCTGCGTGACTACGCGGCCCGCCACCGGCGCTTCGGCGGCTGA
- a CDS encoding DUF192 domain-containing protein, whose amino-acid sequence MATFTTTETPEPIPLELAESGRARRRGLLGRDGIEGALLLTPASSVHTFGMRFAIDVAYLDGKSRVRAVRTMRPGRVGLPRPWVRSVLEAEAGALDRWGVRRGVRLTIQADGATPEDY is encoded by the coding sequence ATGGCCACGTTCACCACCACAGAGACACCGGAGCCGATTCCACTGGAGCTCGCCGAGTCGGGTCGGGCACGCCGACGCGGACTGCTGGGCCGGGACGGAATCGAGGGCGCACTGCTGCTGACGCCCGCGAGTTCGGTCCACACGTTCGGAATGCGATTCGCGATCGACGTCGCCTATCTCGACGGAAAGTCGCGGGTCCGGGCGGTAAGAACCATGCGTCCGGGCCGAGTTGGACTCCCCCGTCCCTGGGTCCGGTCGGTCCTGGAGGCGGAGGCCGGAGCCCTGGACAGGTGGGGAGTTCGGCGGGGCGTACGACTCACGATCCAGGCCGACGGCGCGACACCCGAGGACTACTGA
- a CDS encoding class I SAM-dependent methyltransferase: MSVPTPAPAPTSPPTFEQLLAEGAAVPTDGWDFSWFDGRATEARPSWGYARAMGERLARVSAALDVHTGGGEVLNTAPKLPPLTVATEGWPPNVAKATALLHPRGAAVVAVPDDAPLPFTAEAFDLVVSRHPVAPHWTEIARVLRPGGTYFAQHVGPASAYELVEHFLGPQPDEGRNARHPDRERAGAEAAGLEIVELRAERLRMEFYDIAAVVHFLRKVIWMVPGFTVDAYRPQLRSLHELIEAEGSFVAHSSRHLFEAHKPSD; encoded by the coding sequence ATGTCCGTGCCTACGCCCGCGCCCGCACCCACGTCTCCGCCCACCTTCGAGCAACTCCTCGCCGAAGGCGCCGCCGTGCCCACCGACGGCTGGGACTTCTCCTGGTTCGACGGGCGGGCCACCGAGGCGCGGCCCTCCTGGGGATACGCCCGGGCCATGGGGGAGCGGCTGGCCCGCGTGTCCGCCGCGCTCGACGTGCACACCGGGGGCGGAGAGGTGCTCAACACCGCCCCGAAGCTGCCCCCGCTCACCGTCGCCACCGAGGGCTGGCCGCCGAACGTCGCCAAGGCCACCGCCCTGCTCCACCCGCGCGGCGCGGCGGTCGTCGCCGTACCGGACGACGCGCCGCTGCCCTTCACCGCCGAGGCCTTCGACCTGGTCGTGAGCCGGCACCCCGTCGCTCCGCACTGGACCGAGATCGCCCGCGTCCTGCGACCCGGCGGTACGTACTTCGCCCAGCACGTCGGGCCCGCCAGCGCGTACGAACTCGTCGAGCACTTCCTCGGGCCCCAGCCGGACGAGGGGCGCAACGCCCGCCATCCCGACCGTGAGCGGGCCGGCGCGGAGGCCGCCGGGCTGGAGATCGTCGAACTGCGCGCCGAGCGACTGAGGATGGAGTTCTACGACATCGCCGCCGTCGTGCACTTCCTGCGCAAGGTGATCTGGATGGTGCCGGGGTTCACTGTCGACGCCTACCGGCCCCAACTCCGGTCCCTGCACGAGCTGATCGAGGCCGAGGGCTCATTCGTGGCGCACAGCAGCCGCCATCTCTTCGAGGCCCACAAGCCTTCCGACTGA
- a CDS encoding transposase → MPFVASGPSGVAIRTRLKQLTPGDEKVLRLVGAHLGSLASRDLKARCRDGLEHSGAAWAVRKRELTPVSSSRWAGSITKATHDLWALARRCQSAHVQNLEAGVRTLTHRLSLPVGQKGSKKAPGGYRSQREWHAKSRRLRVLQDRLAVARADREAGVVHVVRGGKQLARTRHHLPEAGLTESGWRGRWEAERWFCQADGESGKRYGNETIRISPDGEVSIKLPAPLGYLANAPHGRYVLACRVVFAHRGGEWADRVAANRAIAYRIHLDTGRDRWYVTASWQIPPTSTVPMEAALAHGVIGVDMNADHLAAWHLDTHGNPTGSPRRFSYDLTGTAGHRDAQVRHALTRLLHWARTCGVKAIAVEDLDFGGEKTREKHGRRKRFRQLISGMPTGKLRARLSSMADQSGIAVIAVDPAYTSRWGAQHWQKPLTTTTCKTTRHDAAAVAIGRRAQGHPIRRRTAPPPAHRSDEQGHRTVQAGRRVPGREGTRPRIPGPRTRSVRPGRGANAGNQNAQHRPGRSAEHETWQQDSLPLSP, encoded by the coding sequence GTGCCGTTCGTCGCGTCCGGTCCGTCCGGTGTGGCGATCCGGACCCGCCTCAAGCAGCTGACGCCGGGCGATGAGAAGGTGCTGCGGCTGGTGGGAGCGCATCTGGGGTCGCTGGCGTCGAGGGATCTTAAGGCACGCTGCCGGGATGGTCTGGAGCATTCCGGTGCGGCGTGGGCGGTGCGGAAGCGGGAGTTGACCCCGGTCTCGTCGTCGCGGTGGGCTGGCAGTATCACCAAGGCCACGCATGATCTGTGGGCGCTGGCCCGGCGCTGTCAGTCGGCGCATGTCCAGAATCTGGAAGCGGGCGTCCGCACCCTCACGCATCGGCTGTCGCTGCCGGTCGGGCAGAAGGGGAGCAAGAAGGCGCCTGGTGGTTACCGGTCCCAGCGGGAGTGGCATGCGAAGTCCCGGCGGCTGCGCGTGCTTCAGGACCGGCTGGCCGTCGCGCGGGCCGACCGCGAGGCCGGTGTCGTGCATGTCGTGCGGGGCGGGAAGCAACTGGCCCGTACCCGGCACCACCTGCCCGAGGCCGGTCTGACGGAGTCCGGGTGGCGTGGGCGGTGGGAGGCGGAGCGCTGGTTCTGCCAGGCGGACGGGGAGTCCGGGAAGCGCTACGGCAACGAGACCATCCGTATCAGCCCCGACGGCGAGGTCAGCATCAAACTCCCCGCACCGCTGGGGTATTTGGCGAACGCCCCGCACGGCCGGTACGTCCTCGCCTGCCGGGTCGTGTTCGCGCACCGGGGCGGCGAGTGGGCGGACCGCGTCGCGGCGAACCGGGCGATCGCCTACCGCATCCACCTGGACACGGGCCGGGACCGCTGGTACGTGACAGCGTCCTGGCAGATCCCGCCCACCTCGACCGTGCCGATGGAGGCCGCGCTCGCCCACGGGGTGATCGGCGTCGACATGAACGCCGACCACCTGGCCGCCTGGCACCTCGACACCCACGGCAACCCCACCGGCAGCCCGCGCCGCTTCTCCTACGACCTGACCGGTACCGCCGGACACCGCGACGCCCAGGTCCGGCACGCTCTCACCCGCCTCCTGCACTGGGCCCGAACGTGTGGTGTGAAGGCGATCGCGGTGGAGGACCTGGACTTCGGTGGGGAGAAGACCCGGGAGAAGCACGGACGCAGGAAACGCTTCCGGCAGCTGATCTCCGGCATGCCCACCGGCAAACTCCGCGCCCGGCTGTCCTCGATGGCCGACCAGTCGGGTATCGCGGTCATCGCCGTGGACCCCGCCTACACCAGCCGGTGGGGTGCCCAGCACTGGCAGAAGCCCCTCACCACAACCACCTGTAAGACAACTCGCCATGATGCTGCTGCCGTGGCGATCGGAAGGCGCGCCCAGGGACACCCGATCCGGCGACGGACGGCACCGCCCCCAGCTCACCGGAGTGATGAGCAGGGGCATCGGACCGTCCAGGCCGGTCGGCGTGTTCCTGGGCGTGAGGGAACCCGCCCCCGCATCCCCGGACCACGGACACGATCCGTCCGGCCCGGACGCGGAGCGAACGCGGGCAACCAGAACGCCCAACACCGTCCGGGGCGTTCGGCCGAGCATGAGACCTGGCAACAGGACTCACTTCCGCTCAGTCCCTAG
- a CDS encoding mycothiol transferase, translating into MRERQFRNRKPTHSRGAQHGTNHPHSLPLTRRSRTHSSDNSSKPLWFDPYLGEDMTAGPDETRARITDFYGRARAAADRVLTELPLDTVGKPAWRDDECSLRWVLVRMTAETARHAGHMDIVRELIDGGTGEYRPS; encoded by the coding sequence ATGAGAGAACGTCAGTTCCGCAACCGAAAGCCGACACACAGCCGAGGAGCGCAGCACGGCACAAACCATCCACACTCACTCCCACTCACTAGACGCTCTCGAACACACTCCAGCGACAACAGCTCCAAACCCCTCTGGTTCGACCCGTACCTCGGGGAGGACATGACCGCCGGCCCGGACGAGACCAGGGCCCGGATCACCGACTTCTACGGCCGCGCCCGCGCCGCCGCCGACCGTGTACTGACGGAACTCCCGCTGGACACCGTGGGCAAGCCGGCATGGCGGGACGACGAGTGCTCCCTGCGCTGGGTCCTGGTACGTATGACGGCGGAGACGGCACGGCACGCGGGGCACATGGACATCGTGCGGGAGTTGATCGACGGGGGAACCGGGGAGTACCGCCCGTCATGA
- a CDS encoding GNAT family N-acetyltransferase, translating to MTDNVTNNVTDNFTGNDDVRLRDVTEADLEFLVLCEHDPEAGRRSRFTPRPRDAFMKHWKSRILGDSTVFVQMVTVDGEPAGSIVAWWAGEQGVGGDRFVGYWLGRPYWGRGVGTVALGQFLRRETHRPLYADPFAGNTASVRLLEKHGFRHTGTVRHGEDEHVLLVLGNQESPVGS from the coding sequence ATGACCGACAACGTCACCAACAACGTCACTGACAACTTCACCGGCAATGACGACGTGCGACTCCGTGACGTCACCGAAGCCGACCTGGAGTTCCTGGTTCTCTGTGAGCACGATCCCGAAGCCGGCCGGCGGTCGCGGTTCACTCCTCGGCCGCGGGACGCCTTCATGAAGCACTGGAAGTCGAGGATCCTCGGCGACAGCACCGTGTTCGTGCAGATGGTCACCGTGGACGGTGAACCCGCCGGCAGCATCGTCGCCTGGTGGGCGGGCGAACAGGGTGTCGGTGGAGATCGCTTCGTCGGGTACTGGCTCGGGCGGCCGTACTGGGGGAGAGGCGTCGGTACCGTCGCCCTGGGTCAGTTTCTGCGGCGGGAGACCCACCGGCCCCTGTACGCCGACCCCTTCGCCGGGAACACCGCCTCCGTCCGCCTCCTGGAAAAGCACGGCTTCCGTCACACCGGTACCGTCCGCCACGGCGAGGACGAGCACGTCCTGCTGGTCCTCGGCAACCAGGAGAGCCCAGTCGGGTCATGA
- a CDS encoding LLM class flavin-dependent oxidoreductase encodes MTILGVVFRPQLPPERLRALAQLADATGIEELWLWEDCFREGGVSAAAAALAWTERVRVGVGLLPVPLRNVALTAMEAATLHRLFPGRAVLGLGHGVQDWMGQVGVRVASPLTLLREHLLALRALLDGERVTVEGRYVKLDDVGLDWPPEPGLPLLAGATGPRSLRLAGEVADGTVLHAGTAPDGVRRARQLIEEGRVAAGRTDAAGQTHRVVVYLIAATGADADERLRLELVAEGLASVPGLGVAGDAGAVAKAVGSLVEAGADTVILQPTGDEPDHEGFVRFVAEEVRALVP; translated from the coding sequence ATGACCATTCTCGGCGTCGTCTTCCGCCCCCAACTCCCGCCCGAGCGGCTGCGCGCCCTCGCTCAGCTCGCCGACGCCACCGGGATCGAGGAGCTGTGGCTCTGGGAGGACTGTTTCCGTGAAGGGGGTGTCTCCGCCGCCGCGGCTGCCCTCGCCTGGACCGAGCGCGTCCGGGTCGGGGTCGGCCTGCTCCCCGTACCACTCCGGAATGTCGCCCTGACCGCGATGGAGGCCGCCACCCTGCACCGTCTGTTTCCGGGGCGGGCCGTTCTCGGCCTCGGGCACGGGGTGCAGGACTGGATGGGGCAGGTCGGGGTGCGGGTCGCGTCGCCGCTCACTCTGTTGCGGGAGCATCTGCTCGCGTTGCGCGCACTGCTCGACGGTGAACGGGTCACCGTAGAGGGGCGGTACGTGAAGTTGGACGACGTCGGCCTCGACTGGCCCCCCGAGCCCGGGCTGCCCCTGCTCGCCGGGGCCACCGGGCCCCGTTCACTCCGGCTGGCCGGGGAAGTGGCGGACGGGACCGTTCTCCACGCCGGTACTGCGCCCGACGGGGTGCGTCGGGCCCGGCAGCTGATCGAGGAGGGGCGGGTGGCCGCAGGCCGGACGGACGCCGCGGGGCAGACCCACCGTGTCGTCGTCTATCTCATCGCTGCCACCGGGGCCGACGCCGACGAGCGGCTCCGTCTCGAATTGGTCGCCGAGGGGCTGGCCTCCGTACCTGGTCTCGGCGTCGCCGGGGACGCCGGTGCTGTTGCCAAGGCCGTGGGGAGTCTCGTAGAGGCTGGGGCCGACACCGTCATTCTTCAGCCGACCGGCGACGAGCCCGACCACGAGGGCTTCGTACGGTTCGTCGCCGAGGAAGTCCGGGCGCTCGTCCCCTGA
- a CDS encoding OmpA family protein, translating to MAVTGRPTSTVLTALAVLATLSLAGPPAAADDPSAPPGSVTTSPPPELDANSPGLKLADGATLAAAKVVDIKSVVEDMGGEERRVDTSETVTFALQAEVLFPKDSSKLNPEARSRIQAIADEIKAQKATNVRVFGFTDNLGSYAHGLTLSKNRAEMVHDVLAAGLGGDVTFQVRGYSEDYPIADNTSEQGRRKNRRVEVTFQKGE from the coding sequence ATGGCCGTCACCGGGCGCCCCACCTCGACGGTACTCACGGCCTTGGCCGTACTCGCCACCCTTTCCCTGGCGGGTCCGCCTGCTGCCGCGGACGATCCCAGCGCGCCCCCGGGCTCGGTCACGACCTCTCCACCACCAGAGTTGGATGCGAACAGCCCCGGCCTCAAACTGGCCGACGGCGCCACGCTCGCCGCAGCCAAGGTCGTCGACATCAAGTCGGTCGTGGAGGACATGGGTGGCGAGGAACGTCGCGTCGACACGAGCGAGACGGTGACGTTCGCCCTTCAGGCGGAGGTCCTCTTCCCGAAGGACAGCTCGAAGCTCAACCCGGAGGCCCGCTCCCGCATCCAGGCGATCGCGGACGAGATAAAGGCACAGAAGGCGACGAACGTCAGGGTCTTCGGCTTCACCGACAACCTCGGCTCGTACGCCCACGGCCTGACCCTCTCCAAGAACCGAGCGGAGATGGTCCACGACGTACTGGCCGCCGGCCTGGGCGGAGACGTCACCTTCCAGGTGCGCGGCTACAGCGAGGACTACCCCATCGCCGACAACACCTCGGAACAGGGCCGACGCAAGAACCGGCGGGTGGAGGTGACGTTCCAGAAGGGGGAGTGA